Genomic DNA from Polyodon spathula isolate WHYD16114869_AA chromosome 8, ASM1765450v1, whole genome shotgun sequence:
ttACACCTTGTTCTCCTGTGAATTTAAATTAGAAGAAGGCAGAGGTGAAATCCAGTTCCGACTttcttttctacatttttttctcatttgctGTATGTGCTGGTTCCCAGTAGACAAATTAGCCATTTTACTGGATATTCTGAGTTCAGTTCTCACCAGGTGTTCTTGATACTCACCAAAAATTATAGCCAATATAGATCCAGAATGTGCCTCtccaatggtaaaaaaaaaaaaaaaaaaaaaaaaaaaaaatcttttaaaattgtatagtaaataaaagtatatttaaatgtaaagtttcagatattttatttgttaagattttttttaaagcctctaGAAACCATGTGAGATAGTGGCTGAGTAAGGAGTAAGGTACTTCACgtagaagattaaaaaaaaataataacttcaaGGTTACCCTGAAACTTTCCATTAATATATGTTGCCAAGCTTCCAGTATCCACCATTAAGCTAAATCTGCAGATTATTTAAGATGTGGTTGCTGGTGTTTGTACATAAATCATCCAAATAgcatacattttactgtattttaccagGCTTTATATCTAATGACCAGTGCCTCAtgaggttttgttgttgttgtagtttttaTTAATCTAATTTACCATCTTTTGTCAAACCATCTCTGAAAGCGGTCATGAGTTGGAAATTCTAGAATACACAGAAAGGGAAGAAATTAAACGCCAGACATAAATCTACTCCaaaaagattttatttgaatagcaaaatatatacaaatattttagtAGATCAGTTTTACCAAGATACAGTCAGCCACATATAGtataaaaccataacaaaacaaacagttaccTGAACATAAATATAGTACATTAGCTTTATTCAGTCCCTCAGCATTGTACAGTGTAAATTAAATTtagtactctttttttttaattatttttggcaCAGGAACATTACAGTTGGGTGGTGAATTTGATATGATGACACTGCTGTTAACAgactattacagtacagtaactgcgagctggccatgctaaaaatTCAAACTTCCTAATGCATATTCACTAACTTATAAACTTTAGTTGGCACGATACATGACATTAATTGACACAACctgaccaaaataaacaaactcattATAAGTAAATTTTGTTCAACTtaccttttgttttcttcaatagTTACATATCTGTCAAAAAATGCAGCAGTAACATAAAATAGCATTCCTCCTTGTTAAAACTTATGAATGTAACTTATAGAAACTAACCATGGACTTTTGTATTTTACAACCAATTTTTTTTCGACTGCAAGTAAGGTATGCAACCTGCCTTATTCcttagatagatacatagatggATGAATGTATCTGATTATGTACATCCCCTCCAGTTTGGAACCAATAAAGTAGATTAATAAGCACTAAGAGTATAAAGGTTACAcctccaagattttcagttacagtggttggattttatatgcacaacaaatcaaactacagaagcaatggggtgttctaataaatatgcacactactatatatatatatatatatatatatatatatatatatatatatatatatatatatatatatatatatatatacacacacacacacacacacccctatgtATTTCATCCAGATCCCCCAAAGGAAagataatttacaaaataataataaataaaatgtcttgtatGATGCCTTTAAGCACAATCATGTAtactatagatttttttaaatttaaattctatAAAAATGGCAAGAAGGTTCTTGGTTCAACTACACTGTTTGACAAGTTCCTCAGGTCAGCCACTGAGTTTACATTTCTGTACCCTAGCTGAGATAAGGTAGTATTGCAGAGATTCTGGACTGTCTGAACAATATCAAAAGACAAGTTTAATCTCCATCCTTCAGCAGTTGCTTTAGAGTTTCTGGTGGTTGTAAATTTGTAATTTCCTTCTGGAGCATTGCTTCCATTGGTGTTGTGCAGTATCCACGTGTGGATCTTATCATCCATGTCCAAGCCTATGAACTTGTAAATCTCTTTGGCTTTCTCCACAGGCTCTTTGGCCAAGTCCTCATAACGAACCAGCATGTACCTTCCTTTCAACCAGGTAGGCTTTCTAAACCCAGTCTCGGCTGAATCTGACAGATCTTTGCAGGTCCTGGTGATTTGGGCGAGATCCACGTAATGGGGTTTCCTGCCAGTGGCGTTCCAGATTTTCCAGGCCCGGAACTGGTCCATGAAGGCGGTCATTCTTGAAGCTAGGATCCCTCGAGGATCACGGACCAAGTGCACAATTTTCAGGTTAAGCCTGGGGTCTTCTGAGAGGATCTTCAGGTCCTTTATTTCAGGGATCCTGACTGTCTTGATAGCCATGTGGCCTCGGTCCTGACATGCCCTGCCTGCCAACGTAAGATTGAGCGACCGGCACTTTTTAGAGCACCAGATCTCATCTGGCTCATGTGTGTCAGGACTGTCCTCACAGACCGGAGGAGAACATAAGGCACTGCTGGATCCCCTCCTGAAAAATGAACCTGTAGCATGGTCCCTTGGCTCTGGCTTGATGTAGTTCTCCAGGAAGTGAAAGTCACAATTGTACAGGTTGTGGAGCAGGTCCCTGCTGGCTCCCAGTAGGGCACGGCGGTCAAGGATTTTACGGAGCCTGGCACTTGAAttagtgaatgcctgctggacaTGGTAGAGGGgctcaaacaaataaaatatatctggGTGTTGGTTAAAGAGCTGACCCGTGAAAGAGGAACCACTCCTGGTGGTAGCAAAAAGGATGATGTGCTTCTTGGCGTGATAGTGAAATGGCCCATGCGATTGATGTCCTTCATAACAAGGGGACCTCCATCGGTACTCTGTAGGAATGAGGGGGGGAGAGACATTAATATAATTAGAGACTGACTGACTGAAAGATTTCTTCAATTAtccaaaaaataaactataatcaCAGCCATGTCTAAAAAATGTAGAATAAGTATCAGTTGTAACCAGTAAGGGAGTCTCCCATAGATTGTGTTGGATAGCTGATCAACCAGAGGGAGTGGGGTGTTGTTGTTtcaactttcttttctgtacagTTTAGTTtggttaattcttcctttctgtattttttttggtttagttgttgcacctttaatttttcctttttttagctttatttcaataaaactgttcctttgtatgcACTAGAAATGTTATTTAGTCTGATTATTCTGATAGAGGttgggttctacatgacttgaattcGAACAAGGTATTTTactattacaatttaaactagttcaaatacaaatatactttgcACACTACATACATGTTTTTGATATTGGCAACCTGATATTTCcaaacacaattttatttatgCAAACATGATTTtgcataaataaatgttattatctAACATGTTTAGATTAAGCTTGCCTTACCTTATGAGTCCTGATCATCCTAAAACCAGACTTTTAACATCCAGCATTTCAGGACACAAATCTTTATAAATACAATAGACCAATATCCTCTCTAGTTCACTTTCCATTAACTTTACAGTACAGATCTATCCCCAGGGTCACCAAACCACTTACCTTTATGGGCCTTACAATGTTATGTTTTCTGCTGCATTTTCTGTATATTGTGCAGCATTTTGGTTAATATATCAGAATTTGCTATTAAGGTAACATTATATTGATCCCCTGGTTTGTTAATTTATCATTCCTCTTATCATCAAAGAGATGATGCCATTGAATGGACTATCTAGTGGGTTTGatttgtcatttaataaaattCAGTAGGTTTACTAAATCAAGCCTGGCTTCTGAGATAACAAGAGTTATTGAACTGCAAGGTCGGATTTAAAAGCTGTCTGTGGTGCTATTAAGTTGCATTAGAGAAACAGTTATGGAATTTCAAGGAACGACAGATAAAAATGTAGCTGTCTTTTCAAACCCACTGTGTGCCAAGGCTAGTGCAGTCAGCACTTTGCTTATCCTGCTGATAAAGGCTAATGCTGTCAAATGTTTCTTTCCAACATACATACATTTCTCTCATTCAGCGTGAGATCTTTTTGGTTGTATAAACACACATAGAATACAAACTGGATGTTTCAACTGAATCTAAAGTTGTTCCTCTCTCCGTGTTTTACAAAGCAGCAACCCAGGAAGACTTCAGTTTCACAGATAAAATACAATATTGCTTTTGAATAACCATTGCAGTGCACCACTGTAAAACTGTAAGGAACAGTTGAAGGAACTATAATAATTTTACTATTTACCTTGGTTAAGCCATGTTATTAAAGACACTTGACAACAGTGAGTACATTCAATCAAACTACTTTTCTAGGTTTACATTATTCAAAGATTAGCATTCAAAGATTGTTAGTaagtaatacagaaatacacagttATTGCAATTACACCTCTAGGCGTGGTATAATGGACAGCTAGCTTACAGTTACAGTGTAGGTGTGAGATATCTACCTGAACAAGAAGCCATTCTTTCAGGTACAGGAATGAAGGATGTCATTGTCTCCTGAATAGCCTGACCAATGTCTACTTCTGAGTTTTTAAATTCTACAGCTAACAGATATTATGCTAAGTCAACCATGTACTTCAGCCTTTGTTCTGTTCATTCTGTCACATACACAAACTTTGTTCTTTTTACCCTGCCACATATACAGTCTTGATAAGACCAGTTTTAGTCAGACCTGCATTGACTTGTAATTGAAAACCTTCATAACCCTTATTTTAAACCCTTCAAAACCACAGGAAAGTGTAGTAATTGAGTGTGGGGTAAAACAACATTTCAGTTCCTTAGTAGGATTCACATGAACAGATTCATTATAGCTGCCACTATAACATGACCGCAGGATTCTTTTTAAACCTTGAAATATTACTTCTCTAATACCAAACCCATACAAGTTTGCAATTTGCTTTCAGAATGTTAATTCTTACTATTCTTTTTGCAAATTGGTATGGAAAAATTAACCTTATGTTTTTAATGTGGTATGTACCCTCTCTTACATGTTTCCAATTAGGGACAGTGTTATGCATCCTCCTCCCATTTCATTAGTATTTCCCAGTATTTAACTCTTTATAGACTTTATTTGAGTCAGTGAAATAAAGAATTACAAAACCGAATCACTCTTACCATACATTTTTGGACAGAAGGTTGTCTTTTAATGTGTGAAGTTCGAAATTGGTAAAACTGAAACATCACTTGACTGGTAAATAGTGGGACAGCATTATTGTGATTACCTTTACTACACTTCATAACAAagcatgatatttaaattgacTGCTATGCACTTCTTTGACTGAAGCTGCTAAAAATGCAGCTCAGTGTTTACTGTTGCTGTTCATAGAGGAGAAGGTTTGCATCATGCTCATCTGTTTCCTAGCCTAGCAGATACAGGCCCTTAAATTCCAGTTTGCAGAGAAGCCTGGAATTTGTTTTCACAGGGAATTGACAAATTTTCTACACAggataaaacaatacatataaataaaataatcatggCATGGCTTAAAGTTTTTTCATGATAGATGGCCACAGAGAAGATTCAATTTCTTTTAGTTGAAATTGAGTTTTTATTGGCTAAGAACACTTAATCAATGTATGTATTGACTGCTAATAACTCTGATAAGATGGAATACTCAAACTTACGTTTGCATATAAAACTACATCTTCCAATTGCTAGTCAGATATCAGATCTGACCTACTTTAATAGCTGGCCTTTAGTAGACACTCAGAGGGAAGGTGCTTACATTTCCTGCCAAAATTAATTACAGACTTTTCTGCAGATTTCAAACCCGATTTCTGTGAAGGAGTTAGTGGCAATGAGATGCTCACGTGTCCCACCACAACCATTTAAAAACGCTAAGTCAGTGCCCATAGTGGTCATGTGTAATGGCAGGTGTTTCCATCTTATTGTGTTGCCCAAACTCTGTATGTCTGATTGGGTTAAAAAGCTATACTTGTGTTAGCTAACCTCTTGTAACACAgtgtaaatgaaaatacattaaaaaaaaacagctgaaatcCATCAGAAAATATCTACTGTTACTTTACACATCACCCTTACCTTTGGGCTCCCTATGCTGGCAGTGATCGCCACCTTGACATGGAGAGCTAAAAGTATCTCTAAAGGACCGGATTGCAGTATATTGGATCCCAAGGGATGCACACACTAAGAGCACAACTGTTTTCCAAGAGCACTCCATCCTGTAAGCCTCATGGAACTGCCAGAGTATCTACATTCTTCActctgtttgaaaacaaaaataaaagagagCTGTGAAGCATGCCTTATGTATGCATTGCACATGATAGAACTGGATGCCTGGCAGTGCTGGCGAGAAGTTATAAAATCAGGTAGGGCATTGCTGTAAAGCTCTTGTGGGcagttaaataaattataatcatTCTTTAATCTTCACCTTCTATACACTGCTACTCGTTTTCATTGTTGTAGATATAAACATACTGAAAACAGCCAGGAAAAATTCCAGATTGCATACTATAATATTAGACTACAATATGTACTGGGGTTGTGGATTCAATGAGAAACTTGCAAAATATTAAATGTTACATGATATTTATATCAAgggtaccatttttttttatttaatacatatttttgcaaaaaaaaaacaaaaaaaaaaaactatacaaatcTCAAATCTGCATCTGTATAGTATAACCCAATGCATCTTTTTAGAATAGAAGGTGCTGGGATTAACTGGAAAGCAGCATCACAATCATATTCAGGTTTTAATAAACaaccattatttttttaattacagcagTAGGCTACAGTATGTAATGCCACACATGTGGGCAACTTCTCTATTGTCTCTTATTGATTTTATgttatcatatatttttttttaattacagtacttaAACATGGTATATCTAGGCcaacatattattaaaaatactgcaGCAATGGAACCTGTGTTCTCGTTCTCTTTCTTTTAAAGATTGACATTTGGTAATAGGATATTCAATGCCATTGCATCAAATGCAGCACTGTGAAGTTGCTTTCACTAAAATACCAATTTTGAAGCATTTACTTTGCAAGCGTTTCATATATTTGACACACACTTAATGGTCCACTGAAGTATGACAATTTGTCAGCTAAATTGATATATTAACTGTTAGTCTATTTATGTTTCTATAAAATAtactataaatataaaatacacgaTATAGTGTACACTAAATTTGATTTTATTCCCTTTTAGTCTAGGTGGTTtgtcttgttttccttttttcatgTTCGAATaaatcagtttattaaaacactcCAAGTGCAAGTGATGACATAATGACATAATAACTGTATTCtataataaatataaagtgtTTAAAACGTGTGATACTGCTGCTGGACGGTTATGTTTGAGCTTTTCATAATGTACACACGCGCAATTGCAAACATTTTTCAATTCATAAATGTTCATAAATACTTGTTATTTGCAagctacaaatttaaaaaaaagaaaagaaaagaaaaacacacacacacacacagcaacgtTTTTGCTTCCATGGACATAACTTCAACAGGACAACCTTAAAATCTCTAACTATCCAATCCTGTGGGAATAGAATAAGCTACACTATTAGGAAAAAAACCTTCGCctaatgtattgtaatatattaatAGGGGCAGAATGCTAGAAGTCAGTGGGTCTAGAAATGAAAAATCtcaagcatgttttatttatttatttatatgcaacAAACATTTAGCTTTTTGTGGTTCAAATGCAAAAACTATGCACAATAAAACATTAACCTTACTTGTACCTAAAATACAGTGGTATACGTTAGTATGCTAGGACTTCTCATAATTGTCTTGTGTGGTTTTACTGTATATCCATTAAGATAAGACCCAAAGCCATGCATTTAAACGCACATCTTTCTAATAAAAGAAATGGTAGCCTATGAATAATGCTGCAGAACATACataaattaaggaaaaaaaaaaagaaatcacatgaaaaaaagttttaaggaTATGTTTCTTCATGGAACGATCTTTTTGCCAGTATGTACAGTAGATTGCTGTCTGTACATTCTTGTAAATAACATTCATGCACAGAAAAGCAAAACTAAATTATTGACGTCTTACcttactgtctgtgtttgtgtagcaCCCAAGATTTATAACATCATCATGAAAAAAATCCCCTCTTTCTGTTTCGGCAGTCTGTTGTTTAAATACTGCTCCGTATCGTACACTGTCAAAAATCTCCAATAGCAAGGAAGAACTAACAGTCCAATAGGAACAAGAGGCAGACTTGAGTGCCTTACAATAAACCAGCACTCAGGTACGGTAATCGTTGGCAGAAAGACAGTGAAGGTGCGTTCTCAAGCTCAAGGATCCAGTTTTCTGATACCATGATGCATCATTCCTCTTTGTTGTAAGTAGGTTTGCAATACTGGTCCGTTTAAAAGTGAGCCACTTtgtcaaaaaataacaatacatgttttgaAAGTTGtgaggctatttttttttttttttttttttgtgtaattgtgtgttttttggaattGCGATTATTAGTCCAGTAATGTAGTCCTTTTCCAGTAGAGGAATGTACCTGGTACAACAGAAGTTTAAGCAGAGCGTCACTATAATTTAAATTCAGTACCTAATATTTCCACTGCAACTCCCTCCAACATTTGGttaagagaatatatatataagcctccccaaaataaattgcccaaactctcacaagaaattgttctgaccaacacaaaaaatggGTTTCTTAGACTGCTGTCCAAAGTGGGTCACATTTTTGAGGCAGCTTATATCCCTCCAACAAATATTGGGGCAGCATTGAAGGTTTTTGTATGTATTCATACATGTGTGTGCAGACACTGCAACACAGAGTTTGTGCTTTACTGTTCATTTTGAATTACTGTGTTCTCTTCATGGTAGACAGTGAATTTCAAAAGGCTCTGAGGTGCTGAACTTTGAATAATAGCTCATTTTTTGTACAGCACCTTTATTAAAGAGCACAAGGTTTAGTGCTGACCAAAATAGCCCTGCCTCCATAATACAATACCATGATGTCGACAATGGTACAATAGTTTTTTGTTAATTGATTCTGATGTCTCATATTTAAACTAATATATTGCTTTAAAGGACTAGACATTCTGTGATTATTGAAAGTCATAGTAATCATGCTCTGTCATTTGAAACTGTATTCATAACCTTGTACATACCAAATTGTTAAATAGCCTTCTgatttatctgaaaaaaaatgattagCATTATTAACTGAACAAAACAGGCACAACCTACATACAGAAAATTCTTGAGCTGAGCTCATGTCTTTTCTGAGAGGCCTAACCCTTAATAATGCCCATTTTAACTAACTGTCAGCCCCTACAGGTCATTCTCTCATGTTTAAAAAGCATATTCAGCAGCTTACCTCAACATGCCTGTGGTTTTGGAATGGTTGCCAATTAAAGTTGCCAGTCAGATCTTGGATGAAtattccatccatccatccattatcactAACCGCTTAATCCATTACAGTGTTGctgtgagccagagcctaaccagGCAGACatagggtgcaaggcaggactaaaccctggacgggacgccagtccatcacagggaaccacacacagggcaatttagagtgaccaatcaacctgaacagcatgtctctGGACCAagaaacccaggaccctggagttgtgaggcagcagcactaatcATCACACCACCGTGCCGCCTTGGATGAATATTTTATCCTAATTGATTGTAACTGCATTACATTTTCTAAAGATCATACAAACAATgcaatatgccttttttttttgtttcttattcttaGAAACCAAAACATAACAAGACCTTTTCTAAAACTGCATGGAGAGAAATTGTCAGGCAGGATTTAACCAGCAAATGACTACTAGCAGGTGTTTTACCTTCAAGAACCAATTAAAATTTATTCATGGAGCAGGTTGATAACCCAATACAATTAATATGAGAATGCATTCATATAAAATGACAGGTGTTCCAAGTTCcattgaaaaaacacatttgaatgttGTGGTTTTAGTGAACAATGATCATTTAAACTAAAAGGAGCTGTATTCCCATGTAAACTATACCCTCTGCCTCTGCACATCTCTgtctctttaaaaagaaaatgtgttttcaagtgTATATGAACCTGTGTTTGCTGTTACATTTTCCTGAAAAccataaaaataatttgatttattaGTTGCTAAGAAGAATGAAAATAATGTTGTATGGAGTTATGAAAATAGCTTTTGTGCTTTTTATgtaaactgaacaaaactgtcTGATGGATGTGCATTCCATTTGCTTCACACACCTGGGATAACTATTGTAAGTGTTGTTGTATTGTTCTGTAGATCAGATTCCCATTACATTTGATGGTCGAGTGATTAATTCTTGTATATCGGATTGTGTTGCCTGTGATAATGACCGACTCAGTTTTATAACATCCAAAATGATAAAATTAGTATTAAAAATAGAATGCTTGTATTTACATATCTGGGAAATAAAGTAAGCATACTGTATTAGGTCTTGTTAAAAGAAAAGGACAGACAACCAAAAAACTATAAGCCACAATTACAGTAGTTGTTGTTTATCTTTTGTGTGACATGTTCAGTTGAGTTCATAACATGGTAAAGTGCAGAAAGCTGCTTGCTTAGTTTCAAGCACAAAATGTCAAATGTAACATGTTTTCCCTGGAGAGAATACCAGCTCCTTCTATACCCAGTCACACCTGAATTGGCACAAAGTCTTCATTTTAACAGAACCATCCTGCCATTCAATACACTTTGGAACAATTTAATTTCACCCAACCTGCATTCCCACAAGATAGCACAATCCCATTACTGGTTGCTGCAAGtatcagttctgttttttttttttttttacttgctagCTACCCAAGACAAGGGGAGGTAACATTTACATGAATATATACTGCATTCTGGAAAGATAAAAATTGATCGATTTTGGATTTTGGTATTATGCAACTTAAAcatcaacaaaataaagaaacgaTATACTGTAGTTTACATGGGGAATCAGTATGTATTGTAACCTTAAAATAACATTGCATGTGTTTTACATCCAAATAAATTTATCGGTTTATTGTACTGACAACGATATACTCAACGTTCCTACACtgtgctatatataatataaacatatctAGAACATATTTAAATTTTTAGTACATTGATAAATAGATTTGGGCTCCAATACTGTATCATTTCATCTCTAATCTATGCACGATATCCTGTTACATTCTAATTTTCTGTTAGAGGGTTATCATTAAGTAATTATCTATTTTTTCATTCCCAGACCCCCAGATTATGTTTGTCCTGCTCTGTATAATTGAAAACTCAGACACAGATTCTGAATTGGCTAATCAGCAAGCCAATCAGCTTGATTGGTAAAGGAGAGCAAGATTAGGCCATCCTGTGCTCTTCAGCTCAAggtcatgatttaaaaaaaacaaatgttataaaagGACCATTAACCCTCATAGAGTATGACAACCTGTTCACCATGCTGTGACTCAGGAGCACATTTAATTACAGATCACAGGTTGAAATATTACCTAAGGTTAACCTGTACGTGGACCGTCTAATACTACTGCCAATATGGTGTGGGGTGGTATATAGATTACTACTTTAAGTAcagattattttgtataatacatttatagTAAATGCAATGGAAACTGTTTAGGTTTGTTTACAGGAATTTGATTACAGATGGTCTGATGACTTTCTTTGCCACTTTTGTGGCTAATACTTTAAGGTAGAAGCCCAATT
This window encodes:
- the LOC121319087 gene encoding carbohydrate sulfotransferase 1-like, whose amino-acid sequence is MECSWKTVVLLVCASLGIQYTAIRSFRDTFSSPCQGGDHCQHREPKEYRWRSPCYEGHQSHGPFHYHAKKHIILFATTRSGSSFTGQLFNQHPDIFYLFEPLYHVQQAFTNSSARLRKILDRRALLGASRDLLHNLYNCDFHFLENYIKPEPRDHATGSFFRRGSSSALCSPPVCEDSPDTHEPDEIWCSKKCRSLNLTLAGRACQDRGHMAIKTVRIPEIKDLKILSEDPRLNLKIVHLVRDPRGILASRMTAFMDQFRAWKIWNATGRKPHYVDLAQITRTCKDLSDSAETGFRKPTWLKGRYMLVRYEDLAKEPVEKAKEIYKFIGLDMDDKIHTWILHNTNGSNAPEGNYKFTTTRNSKATAEGWRLNLSFDIVQTVQNLCNTTLSQLGYRNVNSVADLRNLSNSVVEPRTFLPFL